One region of Nycticebus coucang isolate mNycCou1 chromosome 10, mNycCou1.pri, whole genome shotgun sequence genomic DNA includes:
- the CIC gene encoding protein capicua homolog isoform X4 — MKPMKKHSACTGLSGPGSGSKSPPATRAKALRRRGAGEGDKPEEDEDEVQQQQQQHPGPEELEEAEEEEAERGSGAEGLHPELHPGDLTPGRAEDPKGDGEAGRWEPSLSRKTATFKSRAPKKKYVEEHGASGDNIAGTPEEQVRTPEEANALGVPPRPPTSTRSSSTDTASEHSADLEDEPAEACGPGPWPSSGTSGGYDLRQLRSQRVLARRSDGLFLPAIVRQVRRSQDLGVQFPGDRTLTFYEGVPGGGVDVVLDTTPPPGALVVGTPVCTCVEPGVAAYREGVVVEVATKPAAYKVRFSPGPSSQPGLLGTLSQPPQLLHREPEEAVWVARSSLRLLRPPWEPEALPRKPLTGPEEEQADPGATLPPCSAALDPKQPEDAEVSKISFGGNLGAHCEENEEKHLPGLGTPALLPLPPPQLLSPPPKSPAFAGPGRPGEQPSPCQEGSQGGSRSSSVASLEKGAAPAARARTPLTAAQQKYKKGDVVCTPNGIRKKFNGKQWRRLCSRDGCMKESQRRGYCSRHLSMRTKEMEGLADSGPGGAGRPAGMAAREGSTEFDWGDETSRDSEASSVAARGDSRPRLVAPADLSRFEFDECEAAVMLVSLGSSRSGTPSFSPVSTQSPFSPAPSPSPSPLFGFRPANFSPINASPVIQRTAVRSRHLSASTPKAGVLTPPDLGPPPPAPRERHSSGILPTFQTNLTFTVPISPGRRKTELLPHPGALGAPGAGGGGAVPDFPKNDSLDSGVDSVSHTPTPSTPAGFRAVSPAVPFSRSRQPSPLLLLPPPAGLTSDPGPSVRRVPAVQRDSPVIVRNPDVPLPSKFPGEVGSSGEARAGGPGRSCRETPVPHGVASGKPGLPPPLPAPVPITVPPAAPTAVAQPMPTFGLASSPFQPVAFHPSPAALLPVLVPSSYTSHPAPKKEVIMGRPGTVWTNVEPRSVAVFPWHSLVPFLAPSQPDPSVQPNEAQQPASHPVASNQSKEPAESAAVAHEQPPGGAGSADPGRPPGATCPESPGPGPPHTLGVVEPGKGPPPITEEEVPIPPGEPRLDSETESDHDDAFLSIMSPEIQLPLPPGKRRTQSLSALPKERDSSSEKDGRSPNKREKDHIRRPMNAFMIFSKRHRALVHQRHPNQDNRTVSKILGEWWYALGPKEKQKYHDLAFQVKEAHFKAHPDWKWCNKDRKKSSSEAKPTSLGLVGGHKETRERSMSETGTAAAPGVSSELLSVAAQTLLSSDTKAPGSSSCGAERLHAVGGPGSARPRAFSHSGVHSLDGGEVDSQALQELTQMVSGPTSYSGSKPSTQYGAPGPFAAPSEGGALAASGRPPLLPTRASRSQRAASEDMTSDEERMVICEEEGDDDVIADDGFGTTDIDLKCKERVTDSESGDSSGEDPEGNKGFGRKVFSPVIRSSFTHCRPSLDPEPPGPPDPPATFSKGYGPTPSSSSPASSTSAATSFSLGSGTFKSQESGQGSTVGSLRPPPPGAGVPATPSKATRFLSTDPATFRRKRPESVGGLDPPGPSVIAASPSGGGSILQTLVLPPNKEEQEGSGARVPSAQAPSLAYGAPAAPLSRPAATMVTNVVRPVSSTPVPIASKPFPNSGRAEASPNDIAGARTEMGTGSRVPGSSPLGVSLVYSDKKSATATSPAPHLVAGPLLGTVGKAPATVTNLLVGTPGYGAPAPPAVQFIAQGTPGSGTTAGSGAGAGNGPNGPVPLGILQPGALGKAGGITQVQYILPTLPQQLQVAPAPAPAPGTKAAAPSGPAPTTSIRFTLPPGTSTNGKVLAATAPTPGIPILQSVPSAPPPKAQSVSPVQAPPPGGSAQLLPGKIIQLTPVPVSTPSGLVPPLSPATLPGPTSQPQKVLLPSSTRITYVQSAGGHALPLGTSPASSQAGTVTSYGPTSSVALGFTSLGPSGPAFVQPLLSAGQAPLLAPGQVGVSPVPSPQLPPACAAPGGPVITAFYPGSPVPTSSAPLAQPSQAAPSVVYTVATSTTPPAATILPKGPPAPATATPAPTSPFPSATGSMTYSLVAPKAQRPSPKAPQKVKAAIASIPVGSFEAGASGRSGPAPRQSLEPGPVREPTAPESELEGQPTPPAPLPPPESWTPTARSSSPPPLAAEERTSTKVPDTMASKFPSSSSDWRVPGQGLESRGEPPTPPSPAPAPATASGSNSSSSEGSSGRAAGDTPERKEAASTGKKVKVRPPPLKKTFDSVDNRVLSEVDFEERFAELPEFRPEEVLPSPTLQSLATSPRAILGSYRKKRKNSTDLDSAPEDPTSPKRKMRRRSSCSSEPNTPKSAKCEGDIFTFDRTGTEAEDVLGELEYEKVPYSSLRRTLDQRRALVMQLFQDHGFFPSAQATAAFQARYADIFPSKVCLQLKIREVRQKIMQAATPTEQPPGAETPLPGPPPTGTAAAPAPTLSPAGGPDPTSPGSDSGTAQAAPPLPPPPESGPGQPAWEGAPQPSPPPPGPSAAATGR; from the exons ATGAAGCCAATGAAGAAGCACTCAGCATGCACTGGCCTTTCAGGTCCTGGCAGTGGTAGCAAGTCCCCACCAGCCACGAGGGCCAAGGCTCTGAGGCGGCgaggggctggggagggtgaCAAGCCAGAGGAGGATGAAGATGAggttcagcagcagcagcagcagcatcctgGGCCAGAAGAGCTGGaggaagctgaggaggaggaggctgagcGGGGCTCCGGGGCTGAGGGGCTGCACCCAGAGCTGCACCCTGGCGACTTGACCCCAGGCCGAGCTGAGGACCCCAAGGGAGATGGGGAGGCAGGCCGATGGGAGCCCTCACTTAGCCGCAAGACAGCCACGTTTAAGTCTCGAGCACCCAAGAAAAAGTATGTGGAGGAGCATGGGGCCAGCGGTGATAACATAGCTGGGACCCCTGAAGAGCAGGTACGAACCCCTGAGGAGGCCAATGCCCTGGGAGTACCTCCAAGGCCACCCACCTCTACCCGCTCTTCCTCCACTGACACAGCCAGTGAACACTCAGCAGACCTGGAGGATGAGCCAGCTGAGGCTTGTGGTCCAGGCCCCTGGCCATCCAGTGGCACCAGTGGTGGCTATGATCTACGGCAGTTGCGGTCCCAGCGGGTGCTGGCTCGGCGTAGTGATGGACTATTCTTGCCTGCTATAGTACGCCAGGTGCGCCGAAGCCAGGACCTGGGTGTGCAGTTCCCTGGTGACCGGACCCTGACTTTCTATGAGGGGGTACCAGGTGGAGGTGTAGATGTGGTTTTGGATACCACACCGCCACCAGGCGCATTAGTGGTAGGTACACCTGTCTGTACCTGTGTGGAGCCTGGTGTGGCTGCCTACAGGGAGGGTGTGGTGGTGGAGGTGGCTACCAAGCCAGCTGCCTACAAGGTCCGTTTCAGCCCTGGTCCTAgctcccagccaggcctgctagGCACCCTGTCACAGCCCCCACAGCTGCTGCACCGTGAACCTGAGGAGGCTGTGTGGGTGGCCCGCTCCAGTCTGCGCCTGCTGCGGCCCCCCTGGGAACCTGAGGCCCTGCCGAGGAAGCCCCTTACAGGCCCTGAAGAAGAGCAGGCTGACCCTGGGGCCACCTTGCCACCCTGCTCCGCTGCCTTAGACCCCAAGCAGCCCGAGGATGCTGAGGTCTCTAAGATCAGCTTTGGGGGCAACTTGGGTGCTCACTGTGAGGAGAATGAGGAGAAGCACCTGCCAGGCCTGGGTACCCCAGCTCTACTCCCATTGCCCCCACCCCAGCTTCTGTCGCCACCACCCAAGTCTCCAGCCTTTGCAGGCCCTGGCCGCCCTGGTGAGCAGCCCTCACCCTGCCAGGAGGGGAGCCAGGGTGGCAGTCGGAGCAGCAGTGTGGCCTCACTGGAGAAGGGGGCTGCACCGGCAGCCCGGGCCCGCACGCCACTGACAGCTGCCCAGCAAAAGTACAAGAAGGGTGACGTGGTCTGCACACccaatggaatcagaaaaaagttcAATGGCAAGCAGTGGCGACGGCTGTGCTCACGGGATGGCTGCATGAAGGAGTCACAGCGGCGGGGCTACTGCTCACGCCACCTGTCCATGCGAACCAAAGAGATGGAGGGCCTGGCAGACAGTGGGCCTGGAGGGGCAGGGCGGCCAGCCGGTATGGCAGCCCGTGAGGGCAGCACTGAGTTCGACTGGGGTGATGAGACATCTCGGGACAGCGAGGCTAGCAGCGTGGCAGCCCGTGGAGACTCACGGCCACGTCTGGTGGCCCCTGCTGACTTGTCCCGTTTTGAGTTTGATGAGTGTGAGGCAGCTGTGATGTTGGTGTCATTGGGCAGCTCACGCTCAGGCACACCCTCCTTCTCACCTGTCTCCACGCAATCGCCCTTTTCTCCAGCCCcgtcaccctcaccctcaccactCTTTGGCTTCCGCCCTGCCAACTTCAGTCCTATCAATGCCTCACCAGTCATCCAGCGCACTGCTGTTCGCAGTCGCCACCTGAGTGCCAGCACTCCAAAGGCCGGTGTGCTGACACCGCCAGACCTGGGCCCACCACCACCTGCACCCCGAGAGCGCCATTCCTCCGGCATTCTACCAACCTTCCAGACCAACCTGACCTTTACTGTGCCCATCAGCCCCGGGCGGCGGAAGACAGAGCTGTTGCCACACCCAGGAGCTTTGGGGGCCCCAGGCGCAGGGGGTGGAGGAGCCGTCCCAGACTTCCCCAAGAACGACAGCTTAGACTCTGGTGTGGACTCAGTGTCCCACACACCTACACCCTCCACACCGGCTGGCTTCCGGGCTGTGTCACCTGCTGTGCCCTTTTCTCGCTCCCGCCAGCCCTCACCATTGCTGCTGTTACCCCCACCTGCTGGCCTGACCTCAGATCCAGGGCCTTCTGTGCGCAGGGTGCCTGCTGTGCAGCGGGACTCACCTGTCATTGTCCGCAACCCTGATGTGCCATTGCCCTCCAAATTCCCTGGAGAGGTGGGCAGTTCGGGTGAGGCACGGGCCGGAGGACCTGGACGGAGCTGCCGTGAGACCCCGGTGCCCCATGGGGTGGCCAGTGGGAAGCCTGGTCTGCCCCCACCTCTGCCAGCCCCTGTGCCCATCACCGTGCCTCCAGCTGCACCAACTGCTGTGGCACAGCCGATGCCTACCTTTGGCCTGGCTTCTTCACCCTTCCAACCTGTGGCCTTCCACCCCTCACCTGCTGCCCTGTTGCCTGTCCTGGTGCCCAGCAGTTATACCAGCCATCCCGCCCCCAAGAAGGAGGTCATCATGGGCCGGCCTGGAACAG TGTGGACGAATGTGGAACCTCGCTCTGTGGCTGTGTTCCCCTGGCACTCCTTAGTCCCCTTCCTGGCACCCAGCCAGCCCGACCCCTCTGTGCAGCCGAATGAGGCCCAACAACCTGCCAGCCATCCAGTGGCCTCCAACCAGAGCAAAG AACCTGCTGAATCGGCAGCTGTTGCTCACGAACAGCCACCAGGTGGGGCAGGGAGTGCTGACCCTGGGCGACCTCCTGGAGCCACATGTCCTGAGAGCCCAGGGCCTGGACCCCCACACACTTTGGGGGTGGTGGAACCTGGTAAGGGTCCCCCTCCCATCACCGAGGAGGAGGTCCCCATCCCCCCAGGAGAGCCCCGGTTGGACAGTGAGACAGAGAGTGACCACGATGATGC CTTCCTCTCCATCATGTCTCCTGAGATCCAGTTGCCTCTGCCACCTGGAAAACGACGGACCCAGTCCCTCAGTGCCCTGCCCAAGGAACGGGATTCATCTTCTGAGAAGGATGGACGCAGCCCCAATAAG CGGGAGAAGGACCATATCCGACGGCCCATGAATGCCTTCATGATCTTCAGCAAGCGGCACCGGGCCCTGGTCCACCAGCGTCACCCCAACCAGGACAACAGGACTGTCAGCAAGATCCTGGGCGAGTGGTGGTATGCCCTGGGGCCCAAGGAGAAGCAGAAGTACCATGACCTTGCTTTCCAG GTGAAGGAGGCCCACTTCAAGGCCCACCCAGATTGGAAATGGTGCAACAAGGACAGAAAGAAGTCCAGCTCAGAAGCCAAACCCACAAGCCTGGGGCTAGTAGGAGGGCACAAGGAGACACGGGAGCGGAGCATGTCAGAGACGGGCACTGCTGCTGCCCCTGGGG TGTCCTCTGAGCTCCTGTCCGTCGCAGCCCAGACACTCTTGAGCTCAGACACCAAGGCTCCAGGGAGCAGCTCCTGTGGGGCAGAGCGGTTGCACGCAGTTGGGGGACCTGGCTCAGCCCGGCCCCGAGCCTTCTCCCACAGTGGGGTACACAGCCTGGACGGCGGAGAAGTAGACAGCCAGGCACTACAGGAATTGACGCAG ATGGTGTCTGGTCCTACATCATACTCTGGCTCAAAGCCTTCCACCCAGTATGGAGCTCCAGGCCCCTTTGCAGCCCCCAGTGAGGGAGGTGCGTTGGCAGCCAGCGGGCGGCCCCCACTGTTGCCCACCCGAGCCTCTCGTTCCCAGCGTGCAGCCAGTGAAGACATGACTAGTGACGAGGAGCGCATGGTCATCTGTGAGGAGGAAGGGGATGATGATGTCATTG CTGATGATGGCTTTGGGACTACTGACATTGATCTCAAGTGCAAGGAGCGGGTGACCGACAGCGAGAGTGGAGATAGCTCTGGGGAAGACCcagagggcaacaag GGCTTTGGTCGGAAAGTGTTTTCACCTGTAATCCGTTCCTCCTTTACTCACTGCCGTCCGTCGCTGGACCCTGAGCCCCCAGGGCCTCCAGATCCACCTGCAACCTTCAGTAAAGGCTATGGTCCCACCCCATCCTCATCTTCGCCTGCCTCTTCAACCTCAGCAGCCACGTCCTTCTCACTGGGCTCAGGAACCTTCAAGTCCCAGGAGTCTGGTCAGGGCAGCACAGTAGGCTCACTGCGGCCCCCACCCCCTGGGGCTGGGGTCCCAGCAACACCTTCAAAGGCTACCCGGTTCCTTTCAACGGATCCTGCTACCTTTCGGCGCAAGAGACCTGAAAGCGTGGGAGGCCTGGACCCACCAGGCCCCTCAGTCATTGCAGCGTCTCCCAGTGGAGGAGGAAGCATCCTGCAGACACTGGTCCTGCCCCCAAACAAGGAGGAGCAGGAGGGCAGTGGAGCCAGAGTGCCCTCAGCTCAGGCTCCATCACTGGCTTATGGGGCCCCAGCAGCTCCCTTGTCCCGCCCTGCTGCCACCATGGTCACCAATGTGGTACGACCTGTCAGCAGCACTCCTGTGCCCATTGCCTCTAAGCCCTTCCCTAACTCTGGCCGGGCCGAGGCGTCTCCAAATGACATAGCAGGTGCCAGGACTGAAATGGGCACTGGGTCCCGGGTGCCTGGGAGTTCCCCACTTGGCGTCAGCTTAGTGTATTCGGACAAAAAGTCAGCAACAGCCACCTCACCAGCCCCACATTTGGTGGCTGGGCCCCTATTGGGCACCGTAGGGAAAGCCCCTGCTACTGTCACTAACTTACTAGTAGGCACCCCAGGCTATGGGGCCCCTGCACCCCCTGCTGTTCAATTTATTGCCCAAGGGACCCCTGGCAGTGGGACCACTGCAGGCTCAGGAGCAGGTGCTGGAAATGGCCCGAATGGGCCAGTACCCCTGGGTATCCTGCAACCAGGTGCCCTGGGCAAGGCTGGGGGAATCACCCAGGTCCAGTACATCTTGCCCACGCTGCCCCAGCAGCTTCAAGTGGCACCTGCCCCAGCACCAGCCCCTGGGACCAAAGCAGCGGCTCCCAGTGGCCCTGCACCCACCACCAGCATCCGTTTCACCCTCCCGCCCGGCACCTCTACCAACGGCAAGGTCCTGGCCGCCACTGCACCCACTCCTGGGATCCCCATCCTGCAGTCTGTACCCTCCGCCCCACCCCCTAAAG CCCAGTCAGTTTCTCCCGTGCAGGCCCCACCTCCGGGTGGCTCAGCCCAGCTGCTGCCTGGGAAG ATCATTCAGCTGACTCCAGTGCCTGTGAGCACACCCAGCGGCCTGGTGCCGCCCTTGAGCCCGGCCACACTTCCTGGACCCACCTCCCAGCCCCAGAAAGTCCTGCTGCCCTCCTCCACCAG AATCACCTACGTGCAGTCAGCGGGCGGGCATGCGTTGCCCCTGGGTACCAGCCCTGCATCTAGCCAGGCTGGAACAGTCACTTCGTATGGGCCCACGAGCTCTGTAGCTCTAGGCTTCACCTCGCTGGGGCCCAGTGGCCCCGCCTTCGTGCAGCCCCTGCTCTCAG CAGGCCAAGCCCCACTGCTGGCTCCTGGCCAAGTGGGCGTGTCacctgtgcccagcccccagctgccgCCTGCCTGTGCAGCCCCTGGAGGTCCCGTCATAACAGCATTTTACCCTGGCAGTCCTGTGCCCACCTCTTCAGCACCCCTGGCCCAGCCATCCCAGGCCGCTCCAAGCGTGGTCTATACTGTGGCCACCAGCACCACCCCACCTGCTGCCACCATTCTGCCCAAGGGCCCGCCTGCCCCAGCCACTGCCACCCCAGCCCCTACTAGTCCTTTCCCCAGTGCCACAG GCTCCATGACTTACAGCTTAGTGGCCCCCAAGGCCCAGCGGCCTAGCCCAAAGGCTCCGCAGAAAGTGAAGGCAGCCATCGCCAGCATTCCTGTGGGCTCCTTTGAGGCAGGTGCCTCTGGGCGATCTGGCCCTGCACCCCGGCAATCTCTGGAGCCTGGCCCTGTCCGTGAGCCAACTGCCCCAGAGTCTGAACTTGAGGGGCAGCCCACACCACCAGCTCCTCTGCCACCCCCAGAGAGCTGGACTCCCACAGCCCGGAGCAGttccccaccacctctggctgcTGAAGAGCGGACCAGCACCAAAGTTCCTGACACCATG GCCAGCAAATTCCCCAGCTCATCTTCAGACTGGCGTGTCCCTGGGCAGGGCTTGGAGAGTCGTGGGGAGCCTCCCACCCCACCtagcccagccccagctccagCCACAGCCTCTGgtagcaacagcagcagcagcgagGGCAGCAGTGGGAGGGCTGCCGGGGACACCCCTGAACGCAAAGAGGCAGCTAGTACTGGCAAGAAGGTGAAGGTGCGGCCCCCGCCCCTGAAGAAGACCTTTGACTCTGTGGACAA CAGGGTCTTGTCAGAGGTAGACTTTGAGGAACGTTTTGCTGAGCTGCCTGAGTTTCGGCCTGAGGAGGTGCTGCCCTCTCCGACTTTGCAGTCTCTGGCCACTTCACCCCGGGCCATCCTGGGCTCTTACCGCAAAAAGAGGAAGAACTCTACCG ACCTGGACTCAGCGCCTGAGGATCCCACCTCACCTAAGCGCAAAATGAGGAGACGCTCCAGCTGTAGCTCAGAGCCCAACACCCCCAAGAGTGCTAAGTGTGAGGGGGACATCTTCACCTTTGACCGTACAG GTACAGAAGCTGAGGATGTACTTGGGGAACTGGAGTATGAGAAGGTACCATACTCATCACTGCGGCGTACTCTGGACCAGCGCCGGGCCCTGGTCATGCAGCTCTTCCAGGATCATGGCTTCTTCCCATCAG CCCAAGCCACTGCAGCCTTCCAGGCCCGCTATGCAGACATCTTCCCCTCTAAGGTTTGTCTGCAGTTAAAGATACGGGAGGTGCGCCAGAAGATCATGCAAGCAGCCACTCCCACAGAGCAGCCCCCTGGAGCTGAGACCCCTCTCCCTGGACCACCCCCCACTGGCACTGCTGCTGCCCCTGCCCCGACTCTCAGCCCTGCTGGGGGCCCTGACCCCACTTCACCTGGCTCGGACTCTGGCACAGCCCAGGCTGCCCCACCACTGCCTCCACCCCCAGAGTCAGGGCCTGGACAGCCTGCCTGGGAGGGAGCCCCCCagccttctcccccacccccaggcccgtCTGCAGCTGCCACAGGCAGGTGA